The following is a genomic window from Pedobacter sp. KBS0701.
CGATCGCTTTACGGATACCAATTTCGCGTGTACGTTCGGTAACTGAAACCAGCATGATATTCATTAAGCCTATTGAGGCTCCAATTAAAGTAATAATTCCAATGGCCACACCACCAATAGCTACAAAGGCCAGGTTCTCGAATAATGTTTGAGCAATGGCATCACTCTTGGTAATCTCGAAATTATTGGTTTCGTTTACCTTTACTTTGCGGATATTTCTGAATAGTGCGGTAGATTCGCCAATAATGTTTTCCTGCATCTCATTACTAGGTACCATTACTGTAATGGTGTAAGATGGGTTGGCATTGGCATTAATCTGCTTCGCTTTTAGCAGGGGCACATAAACGGCCCTGTCGCCACTAAAGCCCATGCTCGATCCTTTTTTCTCTAATATGCCAACAATTTTAAAACGGTTATTACCTACATTGATCAGTTTATCTAAAGGGTCTGAGTCTTTGAACAGTTTTTCTACTACTTCGCCACCAACAACACAAACATTACTTCCCAACTGTATTTCAGAAACGCTAAAATTTCTTCCCTGTGAGAGATTTAAACCCTGAGAGGCTAAACCATTTTCATCAATCCCCTGAACGTTAATATTAGGATTAGTTTTTAAACTGCCATATTTTATGGTAGAGCCGCTGCTGGCAAAAACGCTTACTGCAACAGTAGCTGGCGTATTCAGGCTATCTTTAAATTTAACAGCATCTTCGTAGCGGATGGCTTTAAAAGGTTTTGGTCTTTTTCCATTTCCAATCCTGATTCCGGTACCACGGTTTCTTATGGTAAATGAGTTGGCCCCCATGCTACTGAAAGCATCTGTCATACTTTTCTTTACAGCATCCAGCGTGGTTAAAATCCCAACCAAAGCCATTAAACCAATAGCAATAATCAAAGCAGTAAGCATGGTACGCAAGCGGTTAGCTTTAATTGATTCTAATGCCAGTCTGATGTTTTCTCTGTAATTCATTTATAGTAAGTACCAAGTCAAGTATTGAGTATCAAGTATGAAGATGGGATTTGCCCTATACCCTTTGCCTTAAACCTTATTTGTAAAAATAAAAAAAGTCCCGATGTTTAGACAAGGGGACTGCACTATATGTTACAATAATATTTTATTTATGCCGAGAAACTCGTGCCACAGCCGCAGGTGCTCGTTGCATTAGGGTTAACGAAGGTAAAACCACGGGAATTTAATCCATCCTGCCAATCAATCATCATACCCATTAAGTACATCTGGTGTGCTTTATTCATGAAAACTTTAATGCCCTCAATAAAATATTCCTGATCGCCATCTTTTTTCTGATCAAAACCCAAAACGTAGTTCATCCCAGCGCAACCACCGCCCTCTACGCCAACACGTAATCCGTAATCCTCACCGATCTCCTGCTGATCTTTTAATTTATATAACTCTTTAGTTGCTCCTTCGGAAAAAGTAACCGGTGCAAATGCTGTATCAACTGTTGTGCTCATGTTATTTAAATTTTATCTGTCACAAATATAAATAATAATGCACATTTTTGCTTTTAACGGTCTGTTAATATTACCGTAATTAAACAATACTTATGAATACCCAACAGATTTTGATTGATATAGTGATCTTATTTGCAGGCATTTTTGCTGCGTTAATGGCCGTTTATTATATTTTAAAGAGCGATATTCAGCGATTTTTCGACCTCAGGAATATTGAACTGAATAAAGAAAGCAG
Proteins encoded in this region:
- a CDS encoding ABC transporter permease, which encodes MNYRENIRLALESIKANRLRTMLTALIIAIGLMALVGILTTLDAVKKSMTDAFSSMGANSFTIRNRGTGIRIGNGKRPKPFKAIRYEDAVKFKDSLNTPATVAVSVFASSGSTIKYGSLKTNPNINVQGIDENGLASQGLNLSQGRNFSVSEIQLGSNVCVVGGEVVEKLFKDSDPLDKLINVGNNRFKIVGILEKKGSSMGFSGDRAVYVPLLKAKQINANANPSYTITVMVPSNEMQENIIGESTALFRNIRKVKVNETNNFEITKSDAIAQTLFENLAFVAIGGVAIGIITLIGASIGLMNIMLVSVTERTREIGIRKAIGANPKVIRRQFLIEAVVICLMGGALGIFLGIVLGNLISLAMGGAFLIPWLFIIGGFVLCVFVGILSGYYPAKKASKLDPVEALRYE
- a CDS encoding iron-sulfur cluster assembly accessory protein — protein: MSTTVDTAFAPVTFSEGATKELYKLKDQQEIGEDYGLRVGVEGGGCAGMNYVLGFDQKKDGDQEYFIEGIKVFMNKAHQMYLMGMMIDWQDGLNSRGFTFVNPNATSTCGCGTSFSA